A window of the Bacteroidota bacterium genome harbors these coding sequences:
- the rodA gene encoding rod shape-determining protein RodA, whose protein sequence is MREKSESLFYNIDWLTVMIFLALVVMGYMNIYSADYVQGKNNIFDFSRHESKQLAFGIAAIILAFSIIIIDASFFTATAFILYGTILFFNVVVRFLGSDVHGSHSWFKFGGFSLQPAEFAKWATLLALAKYMSGVKGGDWKVRMLYPMLIILAPVFIMIVIQNETGCALVFAGFIFVMYREGMIPGYLIVLGMVFAAMFIVGIKYPGTIVELTKTKPPKIAHVFFQAKTILIPLIILAAAGITRLLFIRRTFKQILLSGILVAVFTGTYVAAPVVLEKLPEHMNGRIKCWLGLKVPQAVHDKYGYNSDQAMIAIGSGGMWGKGYLQGTQTKFKFVPEQETDFIFCTVGEEWGFAGTTFIILFYLFLIARLLRMAERQRSDFTRIYGYGVAAVFFIHLIVNVGMAIGLLPVIGIPLPFFSYGGSSLISFTILLFIFVKLDSQRLLILR, encoded by the coding sequence ATGCGGGAAAAAAGCGAAAGTCTTTTTTACAACATCGACTGGCTAACGGTCATGATCTTTCTTGCGCTGGTGGTAATGGGTTACATGAATATTTATTCGGCAGATTACGTCCAGGGGAAAAATAATATTTTTGATTTCAGCCGCCACGAAAGCAAACAACTTGCTTTCGGAATTGCAGCCATCATTCTTGCGTTTTCCATCATCATCATCGACGCCAGTTTTTTTACGGCAACAGCTTTCATTCTTTACGGCACTATTTTATTCTTCAATGTCGTTGTGCGTTTTCTCGGGAGCGATGTGCACGGAAGTCATTCCTGGTTCAAGTTCGGCGGATTCAGTTTGCAGCCGGCCGAATTTGCAAAGTGGGCGACGCTGCTTGCACTTGCAAAATATATGAGTGGCGTAAAAGGCGGCGACTGGAAAGTGCGTATGCTTTACCCGATGCTCATCATTCTCGCACCGGTATTCATCATGATCGTAATTCAGAATGAAACAGGGTGCGCGCTGGTGTTCGCCGGATTTATTTTTGTGATGTACCGCGAAGGGATGATCCCCGGCTATCTCATTGTTCTTGGTATGGTGTTCGCTGCCATGTTCATTGTGGGAATAAAATATCCCGGTACCATCGTTGAGTTGACGAAAACAAAACCGCCGAAGATCGCTCACGTTTTTTTCCAGGCAAAGACAATTCTTATTCCGCTGATCATTCTTGCTGCGGCCGGCATCACTCGTTTACTTTTTATCCGAAGAACTTTTAAGCAAATTCTTCTTTCCGGAATTCTTGTTGCAGTTTTTACCGGAACTTATGTTGCTGCTCCTGTAGTTCTCGAAAAACTTCCGGAGCACATGAACGGGAGAATAAAATGCTGGCTCGGTTTAAAAGTGCCGCAAGCTGTGCACGACAAATACGGTTACAATTCCGATCAGGCGATGATAGCGATCGGTTCGGGAGGAATGTGGGGTAAAGGGTATTTGCAGGGAACACAAACGAAATTCAAATTTGTTCCCGAGCAGGAAACTGATTTTATTTTCTGCACAGTAGGCGAGGAGTGGGGATTTGCCGGGACAACTTTTATTATCCTGTTTTATTTATTTCTCATTGCTCGTTTGCTGCGAATGGCAGAGCGGCAACGATCGGACTTTACCAGAATTTACGGTTACGGAGTTGCCGCTGTTTTTTTTATTCACCTCATTGTGAATGTGGGAATGGCGATCGGTTTATTGCCTGTGATCGGAATTCCATTGCCGTTCTTTTCCTACGGCGGAAGTTCGCTCATCAGTTTCACGATTTTACTTTTCATTTTTGTGAAACTCGACTCGCAACGGCTGTTGATATTGAGGTAG
- a CDS encoding SurA N-terminal domain-containing protein: MSILARIRSRVGLLVGIIFLALLAFVLTDLFNSQRGIFGGAGSNDVGEIGGHTVSLGEFRTRMDEISNGKSLSESEQAQLSDGIWQELVNKYVYGPQYDKLGISVTIDELSEQLYGPHPTPYLNRYFSDQSGKIFQQYQGPDGQLSGAAVSGYVKQLPAEQESGWAMEEQEISKYLLLEKYNTLLRKGFYVTTSEANHEYADENTKYNFKFIVKKYADVPDSLIKPSDAELKDYYNSHQYKFKQHDDTRDMEFLPFDVFASADDIATERKNMETVASDFKEKTGVADSEFVEAHDDNGVYEKKFLHPGQFPAGSDSAFLKAASGDVLGPFQDGGNIEVFKKFRDSTGIDSIRVRHILVAYKGAAKAAPTIIRTKEKAKMRADSILKVVKAGKKKMEDIVEQLSDDPGAKQGNKGDYGWLNKSSPFIPQFISAGYDNNVGDVVIVESDYGYHVIQVVDKKSSSKVEVVTISKKIVPSDNTIRDVYNKALEFAGRNNTGDLFTQTIQKDNKVVSKATDVKLNDKTIANTTLDNPKEIIRWMFDEKTEVGSVSSPFQSGDRYVVCHLTKIINKGVKPFEDVRDICEPEVIKDKKAKMFTDQLNKVKANSLDQWATNAKLTPMNGTGLTLAQPYIQGAGFEPPVLGTIAGMKPGELSMTIKGTIGVYVVLLESVTKPEPMKDLAAEKTKLIQTYSQRADASSSDILNEAAEIIDNRAKHF; this comes from the coding sequence ATGTCAATTTTAGCACGCATCCGCAGTCGGGTAGGCCTCTTGGTAGGCATCATCTTCCTCGCACTTTTAGCTTTCGTTTTAACTGATCTTTTCAATTCGCAGCGCGGCATTTTCGGCGGCGCCGGATCGAATGATGTTGGAGAGATCGGCGGCCACACGGTTTCCCTCGGAGAATTCCGTACGCGTATGGATGAAATTTCCAATGGAAAAAGTCTTTCTGAATCAGAGCAGGCACAACTTTCAGACGGGATCTGGCAGGAACTCGTAAATAAATATGTTTACGGACCGCAGTATGATAAACTCGGTATCAGCGTTACGATCGATGAACTTTCTGAACAACTGTATGGCCCGCATCCTACTCCTTATCTTAATCGTTATTTCTCCGATCAGTCAGGAAAAATTTTCCAGCAATACCAGGGGCCAGACGGACAACTGAGCGGCGCTGCTGTGAGTGGTTATGTAAAACAACTTCCGGCAGAACAGGAAAGCGGCTGGGCAATGGAAGAACAGGAAATTTCAAAATATCTCCTTCTTGAAAAATACAATACCCTTCTGCGAAAAGGATTTTATGTGACCACTTCAGAAGCCAATCACGAATACGCGGACGAAAACACGAAATACAATTTCAAATTCATTGTAAAAAAATATGCCGACGTTCCCGATTCACTCATCAAACCCAGTGATGCGGAACTGAAAGATTATTACAATTCGCACCAGTACAAATTCAAACAACACGACGACACGCGCGATATGGAATTTCTTCCGTTCGATGTTTTTGCTTCTGCCGATGATATTGCTACGGAACGCAAAAACATGGAAACAGTTGCTTCCGATTTCAAAGAAAAAACCGGCGTTGCAGATTCGGAATTCGTTGAAGCACACGATGACAATGGCGTTTATGAAAAAAAATTCCTTCACCCCGGACAATTTCCTGCAGGTTCAGACAGCGCTTTTCTGAAAGCAGCTTCCGGTGATGTGCTCGGCCCTTTTCAGGATGGTGGAAATATTGAAGTGTTTAAAAAATTCAGGGATTCCACCGGCATCGATTCAATAAGAGTTCGTCACATTCTCGTCGCCTACAAAGGAGCTGCGAAAGCGGCGCCTACTATTATCCGCACGAAAGAAAAAGCAAAAATGCGCGCCGATTCAATTCTGAAAGTGGTGAAAGCCGGCAAGAAAAAAATGGAAGATATCGTAGAGCAATTGTCCGATGATCCGGGTGCAAAGCAGGGAAACAAAGGAGATTACGGATGGCTGAATAAAAGCAGTCCGTTCATTCCGCAATTCATCAGCGCCGGTTACGATAATAATGTCGGTGATGTAGTGATCGTGGAATCCGATTATGGTTATCACGTGATCCAGGTAGTGGATAAGAAAAGCAGTTCGAAAGTGGAAGTGGTTACGATCAGTAAAAAAATTGTTCCTTCCGATAATACGATCCGTGATGTGTACAACAAAGCGCTCGAATTCGCAGGAAGAAATAATACCGGCGATCTTTTTACGCAAACAATTCAAAAAGATAATAAGGTGGTGAGTAAAGCGACCGATGTGAAACTGAATGATAAAACAATTGCGAATACCACGCTCGACAATCCGAAAGAGATCATCCGCTGGATGTTCGATGAAAAAACAGAAGTGGGAAGTGTTTCTTCTCCATTCCAGAGTGGCGACCGTTACGTGGTTTGTCATCTCACCAAGATCATCAACAAAGGAGTGAAACCTTTTGAAGATGTGCGCGACATCTGCGAACCGGAAGTGATCAAAGATAAAAAAGCGAAAATGTTTACCGACCAGTTGAATAAAGTAAAAGCAAATTCACTCGATCAGTGGGCGACGAATGCAAAACTTACACCCATGAACGGAACCGGCCTCACGCTCGCTCAACCTTACATTCAAGGCGCAGGATTCGAACCACCGGTACTCGGAACAATTGCCGGAATGAAACCCGGTGAACTTTCGATGACGATAAAAGGAACGATCGGTGTTTATGTGGTACTGCTCGAATCGGTAACGAAACCCGAACCGATGAAAGATCTTGCGGCAGAAAAAACAAAACTCATTCAAACGTATTCGCAAAGAGCCGATGCGTCTTCTTCCGATATTCTCAATGAAGCGGCAGAGATCATTGACAATCGTGCGAAACATTTTTAG
- the lptC gene encoding LPS export ABC transporter periplasmic protein LptC: MRAFLRSAAAIFSGTFFLLFCSCENDPATVHNYTQNLSLPTQTAHNVDLFYSDSAKMKVHLTAGQVDEFQGGKPHTEMSKGVRVDFFDDSGKVSTYLTSENATRIERDNMMEANKNVVVVNSKGDKLTTDKLTWDGKSRKIYTKSFVTITTADQVTWGDGMEADEMFNHYVITNPTGEYLLRDDTTHAGPK; this comes from the coding sequence ATGAGAGCTTTCCTGAGATCTGCAGCCGCAATTTTTTCAGGAACATTTTTCCTGCTCTTCTGCAGTTGTGAAAATGATCCCGCTACTGTTCACAATTACACGCAGAATCTTTCACTTCCCACGCAAACTGCGCACAACGTAGATCTTTTTTATTCCGATTCTGCAAAAATGAAAGTTCATCTCACCGCCGGACAGGTTGATGAGTTCCAGGGTGGAAAACCACATACGGAAATGTCGAAAGGAGTACGTGTTGATTTTTTTGATGACAGCGGAAAAGTGAGCACTTATCTCACTTCTGAAAATGCGACGCGCATTGAACGCGACAACATGATGGAGGCGAATAAAAATGTGGTGGTCGTGAATTCGAAAGGAGACAAACTCACTACAGATAAATTGACGTGGGATGGAAAAAGCAGGAAAATTTATACCAAATCATTTGTGACGATCACCACTGCCGACCAGGTAACCTGGGGCGATGGAATGGAAGCTGATGAAATGTTCAATCACTATGTGATCACTAATCCTACCGGGGAATACCTGCTCCGGGATGACACGACACACGCCGGGCCGAAATAA